In Vitreoscilla filiformis, the genomic stretch ATCATCCTCCTATCGGAACACCAGCCACGCAAGGAGCCTCCCATGACCGCCAAAATTGCAAAGATTGCCAAGCGAAACCATGTACACCTGATGGGCAACCCGGACGCCTCCGAAACCCTGATGCTGGTGCATGGCCTGGGCACCGATCAAACGGTTTGGCACAAAATCACCCCGTTTTTTCTGAAGCATTTCAAAATCGTTTTATTGGACCATCTGGGTTCCGGCCACTCGGACACCTCACAATTCCAACAGCATCGGTATTTGGACTTGAACCAATATGCGAGCGATCTTGTGGAAGTTTGTGAAGCCTACCGGCTGGAAAACATCCACATCGTCGGCCATTCTGCTGGCGCCATGATCAGTGCGCTGGCCACCCTGCAAGCCCCTGCGCGTTTCAAGCGGCTGGTGATGATTGCCGCCTCCCCCCGTTATTTGCAGGACGAGGGTTATCACGGCGGCTTGAGCGAGCAAGATGTTTCACGCATCTACAGCGAACTGATGCGCAACCCCGCCACCGCCCTGCCCGCACTGCTGACCGAAGCGGCCATTTACCCGGAAGATCCCGGCCTTCACGCTTATTTTTCGGCATCGCTCCAGCAAGTCAACCGGGATCATGTGCTCACGGTGCTGTGCGCCATTTTGCAATCGGATCATCGGGAAACCATTCGGCGCATCACCATCCCCACCCTCATCATTCAATCGCGCAAGGACTATTTTGTGCCGATGGAGGTGGCTTTGTATCTGCACCACCATATTCCCGGCAGCACGCTGACCGTCATCCGATCCAAAGGCCATTTCCCCCAACTGAGCGCGCCGGGGGAGATTGTGGCCGCCCTTCAAAGCTTTTTCACGGCTTGATGGCGGCGCACCGTCGCTCAACCGCTCAGTCGCGTTTGGCCACCAGCGTGAGGATGTCGTAGCTGGCCACCAGCTCGCCGTGCTGGTTTTTCACTTCGACATCCCAGGCCACCACACCTTGCCCGACGCCTTTGGCGTCACGCCGGTTGCGGTCGATCTTGCGCTTGGCCGTCAGGCGGGCTTGGATGGTGTCACCGATGGCCACGGGCTTGACGAAGCGCAGGGTGTCCAGGCCGTAGTTGGCCAGCACCGGCCCCGGTGCGGGCCACACAAACAGCCCCGCCGCCGCCGAGAGCACAAAGTAACCGTGTGCAATGCGCTGGCCAAACTGGGTGTCCTTGGCGGCGATTTCGTCGAAGTGCATATAGAAATAGTCACCCGAAACACCGCCGAAGTTGACGATGTCCGCCTCGCTCACTGTGCGGCGGTGCGTCAGCAGTGAGTGGCCGATTTCCAAATCTTCGAAGTAACGGCGGAAGGGGTGCAGCTCGCTGTCCTTCACCGCCGCACCGCGCACGTATTCCCCCGTGATGGCCGCCAACATGCTGGGCGAGCCCTGCACCGCCGTGCGTTGCAGGTAGTGTTTCACCGAGCGGATGCCGCCCAGCTCCTCACCACCGCCGGCACGCCCCGGGCCACCGTGTTTCAACATCGGCAGGGGCGAGCCGTGGCCGGTGGACTCGGGTGCAGCTTCGGCGTCCAGCACATGCACGCGGCCATGCCAGGCGGCCATCTGCGGCACCATGCGGGCGGCCAGTTGCGGCGTTTTGGTGACGAGCGTGGCCACCAAACTGCCCCGGCCACGTGCCGCCAGGGCCACGGCTTCGTCGGTGTCCTCATAGGGCATGAGGGTGGTGACGGGGCCGAAGGCTTCCACATCGTGCGGCGCGTCGTGCTGCCAGGGTTGGCGGCACAGCAGCAAGGTGGGGTGGAAGAACGCGCCTTCGGCAGTGCCTTCACCGAGGGGCGCCCAGCCTTCAGGCGCTCCCAGCACCAACTCGGCACTTTGGCGCAGTTGGGCCACGCGCTCGGCCACGTCGTGCATCTGGGCATGGGAGGCCAGCGCGCCCATGCGCACGCCTTCCACCGCCGGGTCGCCCACCTTCACGCCGGCCAGGCGCTTGGCCAAGCGCTCGGCCACAGCGTCCAGATGGCGGCGCGGCACCAAGGTGCGGCGGATGGCGGTGCATTTCTGCCCAGCCTTCACCGTCATCTCCCGCGCCACTTCTTTGATGAAGAGGTCGAACTCGGCATCGTCCGGGCTGACGTCGTCGCCCAACACGGCGCAGTTGAGCGAATCGGCCTCGGCGTTGAAGGGCACGCTCTTGGCGATCAGGTTCGGATGCACGCGCAGCCGGGCAGCGGTGTCAGCGGAGCCGGTGAAGGTCACCACATCGTTGCCTTCGAGCCGGTTCAGCAAATCGCCCGTGCCGCCGATCACCAGTTGCAGCGCGCCTTCCGGCAGCAGGCCCGATTCGGCCATCAGCCGCACCGTGGCTTCGGTAAGGTAGCTGGTGGCGGTGGCGGGTTTCACCACACACGGCATGGCGGCCAAAAAGCTGGGCGCGAACTTCTCCAACATGCCCCAAATCGGGAAGTTGAAAGCGTTGATATGAACCGCCAAACCCCCACGCGGCACCAGGATGTGCGTGCCGGCAAAGCGGTTTTGCTTGCCCAGCGGCACAGCAGGGCCTTCATGCAACACATTGCCGCTGGGCAGCTCGTTGCCGCCCATGCTGGCGTAGGCAAACAGGGTGCCGATGCCGCCTTCCACATCGATCCAACTGTCCGCCCGCGTGGCGCCGGTGTGGGCGGAAAGGGCGTACAGCGCTTCTTTGCGCTCCATCAGGAACTTGGCCAGGGCCTTGAGCACGGCGGCGCGGCGCTGGAAATCCAGCCGCATGAGCGCCGGCACACCCACGCGGCGGGCATGGTGGACGGCCTCGCCAAAGTCCAGACTTTCAGCGTGGGTGTGGGCCACGCCTTGGCCGTTGAGGGCGCTTTTCAGGGCTTGCGCCGGGGTATGGCCGACCCAGCGGCCGGCGATGTGGCTTTGCAACAGCATCGGCAGGTTCTCCGAAAAAAGAGCGGGCGGGTTACGGTTGCAGCTTCCAGGTGCCGCCTTCGATTTTCACCATCACGGCAGCACGCTGATCCAGCCCCAAGTGGTCATTGGCGGAGGTGTTGAACACACCGTGGGCGCCGGGCAGTTCACGCAGGTTTTCCAACGCATCGCGCAACGCTGCACGGAACTCAGCCGTGCCCGGTTGGGCTTTCTTCAACGCCTGGGCAGCGGCGGTTTGCATCATCAAACCGGCATCCCACGCATGGGCACCGAAGGTCGAAACCGACCCCGCGCCGTACGCCGCCTCATAGGCCGTCACATACGCCAGGGCGCTTTTGCGCACGGGATGGCTGGCCGGCAGTTGTGCGGCCACCAACACCGGGCCCGCCGGCAGCAGTGTGCCTTCCACATCCTTACCGCCGACGCGCAAGAAATCGTTGTTGGCCACGCCATGCGTTTGGTAAATCTGCCCGGTGTAACCGCGCTCCTTGAGGGTGCGCTGCGGCAGCGCCGCCGGGGTGCCAGAGCCGGCCACCAGCACAGCGTCCGGTTTGGCGCTCAACAGCTTGAGGATTTGCCCGGTCACGGCGGTGTCAGCACGGTTGTAACGCTCGCTGGCCACCACTTCGATTTTCTTGAGCGCAGCGGCTTTGGTGAACTCTTGGAACCAGCCTTCACCGTAAGCGTCAGCGAACCCGATGAACGCCACCCGCTTGAAACCCTTGGCCGCCATGCTGTTGACAATCGCCAGGGACATCATGATGTCGTTCTGCGGCGTCTTGAACACCCAGCGCTTTTTGGCGTCTTGCGGCTCCACGATGCGCGCCGAAGCGGCCATCGAAATCATCGGTGTTTGCGCTTCCGCCACCGCATCGATCATGGCCAGCGAGTTGGGCGTGGTGGTCGAACCCAGGATCACGTCCACCTTGTATTCGCTGGTGAACTTGCGGGTGTTGGCCACGGCGGCGGTGGTGTCCGAGGCGTCATCCAGCACGATGTAATTCACCTTCTGCCCGCCGATGGTTTTGGGCATGAGGGCGATGGTGTTCTTCTCCGGAATGCCCAGCGACGCAGCCGGGCCGGAGGATGAAACCGTCAC encodes the following:
- a CDS encoding ABC transporter substrate-binding protein encodes the protein MKFIARTLALACALAASAAAWADITVGVTVSSSGPAASLGIPEKNTIALMPKTIGGQKVNYIVLDDASDTTAAVANTRKFTSEYKVDVILGSTTTPNSLAMIDAVAEAQTPMISMAASARIVEPQDAKKRWVFKTPQNDIMMSLAIVNSMAAKGFKRVAFIGFADAYGEGWFQEFTKAAALKKIEVVASERYNRADTAVTGQILKLLSAKPDAVLVAGSGTPAALPQRTLKERGYTGQIYQTHGVANNDFLRVGGKDVEGTLLPAGPVLVAAQLPASHPVRKSALAYVTAYEAAYGAGSVSTFGAHAWDAGLMMQTAAAQALKKAQPGTAEFRAALRDALENLRELPGAHGVFNTSANDHLGLDQRAAVMVKIEGGTWKLQP
- the paaZ gene encoding phenylacetic acid degradation bifunctional protein PaaZ, whose amino-acid sequence is MLLQSHIAGRWVGHTPAQALKSALNGQGVAHTHAESLDFGEAVHHARRVGVPALMRLDFQRRAAVLKALAKFLMERKEALYALSAHTGATRADSWIDVEGGIGTLFAYASMGGNELPSGNVLHEGPAVPLGKQNRFAGTHILVPRGGLAVHINAFNFPIWGMLEKFAPSFLAAMPCVVKPATATSYLTEATVRLMAESGLLPEGALQLVIGGTGDLLNRLEGNDVVTFTGSADTAARLRVHPNLIAKSVPFNAEADSLNCAVLGDDVSPDDAEFDLFIKEVAREMTVKAGQKCTAIRRTLVPRRHLDAVAERLAKRLAGVKVGDPAVEGVRMGALASHAQMHDVAERVAQLRQSAELVLGAPEGWAPLGEGTAEGAFFHPTLLLCRQPWQHDAPHDVEAFGPVTTLMPYEDTDEAVALAARGRGSLVATLVTKTPQLAARMVPQMAAWHGRVHVLDAEAAPESTGHGSPLPMLKHGGPGRAGGGEELGGIRSVKHYLQRTAVQGSPSMLAAITGEYVRGAAVKDSELHPFRRYFEDLEIGHSLLTHRRTVSEADIVNFGGVSGDYFYMHFDEIAAKDTQFGQRIAHGYFVLSAAAGLFVWPAPGPVLANYGLDTLRFVKPVAIGDTIQARLTAKRKIDRNRRDAKGVGQGVVAWDVEVKNQHGELVASYDILTLVAKRD
- a CDS encoding alpha/beta fold hydrolase, translating into MTAKIAKIAKRNHVHLMGNPDASETLMLVHGLGTDQTVWHKITPFFLKHFKIVLLDHLGSGHSDTSQFQQHRYLDLNQYASDLVEVCEAYRLENIHIVGHSAGAMISALATLQAPARFKRLVMIAASPRYLQDEGYHGGLSEQDVSRIYSELMRNPATALPALLTEAAIYPEDPGLHAYFSASLQQVNRDHVLTVLCAILQSDHRETIRRITIPTLIIQSRKDYFVPMEVALYLHHHIPGSTLTVIRSKGHFPQLSAPGEIVAALQSFFTA